One segment of Panicum virgatum strain AP13 chromosome 1K, P.virgatum_v5, whole genome shotgun sequence DNA contains the following:
- the LOC120652978 gene encoding E3 ubiquitin-protein ligase ATL41-like, whose product MLNLYPRLQLQASSAADEIESNDADADGYSALYGYGVAAMCVTIFVFCALVSTVSVWKALAFAALAAVLLGAAGCFAPRGWFFRRRRGAAELVVVTVTARPGHPCAQADCGAPPAFAFRCPLEAAGGAGGGEAAASSVVCSVCLEDVRGGEMVRQVPACRHVFHAGCIDMWLRSHRTCPMCRCVVSPPEKVAAVAEEAPEPSEDHELPPV is encoded by the coding sequence ATGCTCAACCTGTACCCGAGGCTCCAGCTccaggcgagctccgccgccgacgAGATCGAGAGCAACGACGCCGATGCCGACGGCTACAGCGCCTTGTACGGCTACGGCGTCGCCGCCATGTGCGTGACCATCTTCGTGTTCTGCGCGCTCGTCTCCACCGTCAGCGTCTGGAAGGCGCTCGCCTTCGCCGCGCTGGCCGCGGTgctgctcggcgccgccggctgctTCGCGCCCAGGGGGTGGTTCTTCCGCCGCCGGAGGGGCGCGGCTGAGCTGGTCGTCGTCACGGTCACGGCGCGGCCGGGCCACCCGTGCGCTCAGGCGGActgcggcgcgccgccggcgttcgCGTTCCGGTGCCCGctcgaggcggcgggcggcgccggcgggggtgaggcggcggcgagctccgtggTGTGCTCGGTGTGCCTGGAGgacgtgcgcggcggcgagatggTGCGGCAGGTGCCGGCATGCAGGCACGTCTTCCACGCGGGGTGCATCGACATGTGGCTGCGCTCGCACCGCACGTGCCCGATGTGCCGCTGCGTGGTCTCGCCGCCGGAGAAGGTGGCAGCTGTGGCCGAGGAGGCTCCGGAGCCGTCCGAAGATCATGAGTTGCCGCCGGTGTAA
- the LOC120651527 gene encoding E3 ubiquitin-protein ligase Os03g0188200-like, which translates to MPTLLSARSRPTRGVVVGEGDGDGGGAGPGSRVCYGIAACAVALLLFCALAASVSVWMAFAFGGLVLAAFAVAGCLAPGGARIGPSAESEVAAEAVDAAGAAARARRRFGMPKAALDALPTFAYTPQGAADRGGDLESGAAAGGEQCPVCLEDVEAGEVVRRLPACKHLFHVGCIDMWLQSHRTCPVCRCNLLRSQRQVAAVKAAAAAGAAAEEEQPADDA; encoded by the coding sequence ATGCCGACCCTGCTCTCCGCGAGGTCACGCCCCAcccgcggcgtcgtcgtcggcgaaggcgacggcgacggcggcggcgcgggacccGGGAGCCGAGTGTGCTACGGCATCGCGGCCTGCGCGGTGGCGCTGCTCCTCTTCTgcgccctcgccgcctccgTCAGCGTCTGGATGGCGTTCGCGTTCGGCGGCCTCGTCCTGGCCgccttcgccgtcgccggctgCCTCGCGCCGGGGGGAGCGCGCATCGGCCCGAGCGCCGAGAGCGAGGTCGCGGCCGAGGCCGTGGACGCAGCGGGagccgcggcgcgggcgcggcgccggTTCGGGATGCCCAAGGCCGCGCTCGACGCGCTGCCGACGTTCGCCTACACGCCTCAAGGCGCCGCCGATCGGGGCGGCGACCTCGAgtccggggcggcggccggcggcgagcagtgcCCGGTGTGCCTGGAGGACGTCGAggccggcgaggtggtgcgGCGGCTGCCGGCGTGCAAGCACCTCTTCCACGTGGGGTGCATCGACATGTGGCTGCAGTCTCACCGGACGTGCCCGGTGTGCCGGTGCAACCTCTTGCGATCGCAGCGGCAAGTTGCTGCAGTAAAagctgccgccgcggcgggggcggcggctgaAGAGGAACAGCCGGCTGACGATGCCTAG